One genomic region from Balaenoptera acutorostrata chromosome 1, mBalAcu1.1, whole genome shotgun sequence encodes:
- the LOC130705874 gene encoding Golgi-associated RAB2 interactor protein 4-like, producing the protein MTGDSLLPYHTAQSSTGVGLFNTTVGKLQQQLHKGEYDIFRYAPIFESDFIQITKRGDVIDVHNCVCMVTVGIASSSPVLPLPDIMLLARWATGCEEHAERSQATKGKSHKAAKTLELTRLLPLKFVRISAHNREKQQLRVKFATGRSCYLQLCPPLDAQEDLFAYWEKLIYLLRPPVDSHSSTYAIPAGDMIGMPVFEEEDGRSPAGEDFQGEWDQDQVSIRSLHMRSEVAGATSAAFAGGEGIQLDSHKPATVPDVATAKAKPTVLDKESASGATTKVETAWVAGGTAAGALSVAVIKSPAPEEQSTATAATASDGPGGSKTNIATGGTAGTALRSRKTALAGAADNSQYASSTSTSLSPEAGRTAVGAEPTSETVRGRANKEDEGSLISTLPQEGQVSEQDGSSQRVSQARKGRRESREQWEEERALRSPSLCGSVESHHKAAGNKVIQKAAGRCSGGRRATRDDQKEKGHGSPGGSEQGTGHKGVSRAPITNEPRTSHKPGRSLSTASSASATKRFSRISSFFRNIRASLTRKTAGSSRDKGVNILAKAVEGTRMEAIIETAESGQGLEITGGVTSEAMEPVTIEAHQ; encoded by the coding sequence ATGACTGGGGACTCTCTGCTCCCGTATCACACGGCCCAGAGCAGCACCGGGGTGGGCCTGTTCAACACCACCGTGGGGAAGCTGCAGCAGCAACTGCACAAGGGCGAATACGACATATTCAGGTACGCACCGATATTCGAGAGCGACTTTATCCAGATCACGAAGAGGGGAGACGTGATCGACGTGCACAACTGTGTCTGCATGGTGACCGTGGGCATCGCATCCAGCAGCCCCGTCCTCCCACTCCCAGACATCATGCTGCTGGCCCGATGGGCCACCGGCTGTGAAGAGCACGCTGAGCGCAGCCAGGCCACCAAGGGGAAGAGCCACAAGGCTGCAAAGACCTTAGAGCTCACCAGGCTCCTTCCCTTGAAGTTCGTGAGGATCTCCGCTCACAATCGTGAGAAACAACAGCTGCGCGTGAAGTTTGCCACTGGCCGCTCCTGCTACCTGCAGCTGTGTCCCCCTCTGGACGCGCAGGAAGACCTCTTTGCCTACTGGGAAAAGCTGATTTACCTCCTGCGACCACCAGTGGACAGTCACAGCAGCACCTATGCCATTCCAGCCGGGGACATGATCGGCATGCCTGTGTTCGAGGAGGAGGACGGGCggagcccggcaggggaggatttCCAAGGAGAGTGGGATCAGGACCAGGTCAGCATCAGGAGCCTCCACATGCGCTCTGAGGTGGCCGGGGCCACGTCTGCAGCgtttgctgggggggaggggatccaACTGGACTCCCACAAGCCCGCTACCGTGCCCGATGTGGCCACTGCAAAAGCAAAGCCTACGGTGCTTGACAAAGAGTCAGCATCGGGGGCAACGACAAAGGTGGAGACAGCATGGGTGGCAGGAGGCACCGCAGCGGGTGCTTTGAGCGTGGCAGTGATCAAGTCTCCTGCCCCTGAAGAGCAGAGCACCGCCACGGCGGCCACAGCCAGCGACGGTCCAGGAGGAAGCAAAACCAatatagccactgggggcactgCCGGAACAGCCCTGAGGAGCAGGAAAACGGCCCTGGCAGGTGCTGCGGACAATTCACAGTATGCTTCCAGCACGtccaccagcctctccccagaggcCGGCAGGACTGCGGTCGGAGCAGAACCTACCAGTGAGACTGTCAGAGGAAGAGCCAACAAGGAGGACGAGGGGTCCCTCATCTCAACCTTGCCACAGGAAGGCCAAGTGAGTGAACAGGATGGCAGCTCACAGAGGGTGTCCCAGGCccgcaagggaagaagggagagcagggagcagtgggaagaggagagagctcttAGGAGCCCCTCGCTCTGCGGTTCAGTGGAAAGCCACCACAAGGCAGCGGGGAACAAGGTAATCCAAAAAGCAGCTGGTCGGTGCTCAGGCGGCCGTAGAGCCACTAGAGACGACCAGAAGGAGAAAGGCCACGGCAGCCCGGGGGGCAGCGAGCAGGGCACTGGTCACAAAGGCGTCAGCCGTGCTCCCATCACCAACGAGCCCAGGACCTCGCACAAACCGGGCAGGAGCTTATCTACAGCGAGTTCAGCTTCCGCCACCAAGAGATTCAGCAGGATCAGCTCCTTCTTCAGGAATATCAGAGCCAGTCTTACTAGAAAGACAGCGGGCTCATCACGCGATAAAGGTGTGAACATCCTGGCGAAGGCAGTGGAAGGGACCCGAATGGAGGCCATCATAGAGACAGCAGAGagtggccaggggctggaaaTCACTGGTGGTGTGACATCTGAGGCCATGGAGCCAGTGACCATTGAAGCCCATCAATAG